The proteins below are encoded in one region of Streptomyces roseirectus:
- a CDS encoding glycoside hydrolase family 36 protein, producing the protein MTPQTLRWGHPALEAEIGIDEDGVPRLTRLGAAGGVPPGWPPLPLVEVTAAGHGRAWSGGRLIDTYLGGRLRYRTHRVSRDGDWHVLVVVLDDPVTGLVAEVDWRSPDGVPVLRSEVRLRNEGTDTLHLESVSSLVVGCLTDAIDAADLLWAENGWVAECRWQRRAMRETSPALSPALSGGVRYDNGKGEFTLTGRGVWSSCGRLPMGGLTDRQQGRTWVWQIEHNGGGWHGECGERDTLAYLALHGPTDTHHGWRHPLEPGAEFTTVPAALALSEDGGPDEAFAALTRYRRAARRPHPDHERLPVVFNDYMNCLMGDPTTEKLLPLIDAAAEAGAEYFVIDAGWYDGENGGWWDSVGAWEPAASRFPGERGIHEVLDRIRERGMVPGLWLEPEVIGVRSPMAKSLPDEAFFRRDGVRVTETRRHHLDLRHPAARAHLDEVVDRLVGEWGVGYLKLDHNIDPGSGTSAHPGETPGAGLLGHNRAHLDWLDGVLDRHPGLVLENCSSGGMRWDHALLSRLQLQSTSDQQNLQLYAPIAASAPTAVTPEQGAVWSYPLPTDSPDEVAFTMANSLLGRIHLSGLLPELGPEAGALVHEAVAVYKSIRADLPHAVPAWPLGLPAWDDPWLALALRTPATTYVTVWRRPGTEATVSLPLPHLQGRPVPVDVLYPAASRADAGWDPDAALLSLTLPTAPSAVLLRLDHRLPTGESPARRQKGQ; encoded by the coding sequence ATGACACCGCAGACCCTCCGCTGGGGCCACCCGGCGCTGGAGGCCGAGATCGGCATCGACGAGGACGGCGTCCCGCGCCTGACGCGGCTCGGTGCCGCCGGGGGTGTGCCGCCCGGCTGGCCCCCGCTGCCGCTGGTCGAGGTGACGGCGGCGGGCCACGGCCGCGCCTGGTCCGGCGGTCGGCTGATCGACACGTACCTCGGCGGACGGCTGCGGTACCGGACGCACCGGGTGAGCCGCGACGGCGACTGGCACGTCCTCGTCGTCGTCCTCGACGATCCCGTCACGGGGCTCGTCGCGGAGGTCGACTGGCGTTCGCCCGACGGGGTGCCCGTGCTGCGCTCGGAGGTGCGGCTGCGCAACGAGGGCACGGACACGCTGCACCTGGAGTCGGTGTCGTCGCTGGTCGTGGGGTGTCTCACCGACGCCATCGACGCGGCGGACCTGCTGTGGGCGGAGAACGGCTGGGTCGCCGAGTGCCGCTGGCAGCGCCGGGCGATGCGGGAGACCTCGCCGGCCCTGTCGCCGGCCCTGTCCGGCGGGGTCCGCTACGACAACGGCAAGGGTGAGTTCACGCTCACCGGGCGGGGTGTGTGGTCGAGCTGCGGGCGGCTGCCCATGGGCGGGCTGACGGACCGGCAGCAGGGGCGTACGTGGGTGTGGCAGATCGAGCACAACGGCGGTGGCTGGCACGGGGAGTGCGGTGAGCGCGACACGCTCGCCTACCTCGCCCTGCACGGCCCGACCGACACCCACCACGGCTGGCGGCACCCGCTGGAGCCGGGCGCCGAGTTCACCACCGTCCCCGCCGCGCTCGCCCTCAGCGAGGACGGCGGCCCTGACGAGGCGTTCGCCGCGCTCACCCGCTACCGGCGCGCGGCGCGCCGTCCGCACCCGGACCACGAGCGGCTGCCGGTCGTCTTCAACGACTACATGAACTGCCTGATGGGCGACCCCACGACGGAGAAGCTGCTGCCGCTGATCGACGCGGCGGCCGAGGCTGGCGCCGAGTACTTCGTGATCGACGCGGGCTGGTACGACGGGGAGAACGGCGGCTGGTGGGACAGTGTGGGCGCCTGGGAGCCCGCCGCCTCGCGCTTCCCCGGCGAGCGCGGGATCCACGAGGTGCTGGACCGGATCCGCGAGCGCGGGATGGTGCCGGGCCTGTGGCTGGAGCCGGAGGTGATCGGCGTCCGCAGCCCCATGGCGAAGTCCCTGCCGGACGAGGCGTTCTTCCGCCGCGACGGGGTCCGGGTCACGGAGACCCGACGGCACCATCTGGACCTGCGTCATCCGGCCGCCCGCGCGCACCTGGACGAGGTCGTGGACCGTCTGGTCGGTGAGTGGGGCGTCGGCTATCTCAAGCTGGACCACAACATCGACCCGGGTTCCGGGACCAGCGCCCACCCCGGGGAGACCCCCGGCGCCGGGCTGCTGGGCCACAACCGCGCCCACCTCGACTGGCTCGACGGCGTCCTCGACCGGCACCCGGGCCTGGTGCTGGAGAACTGCTCGTCGGGCGGCATGCGCTGGGACCACGCGCTGCTGTCCCGGCTCCAGCTCCAGTCCACCAGCGACCAGCAGAACCTCCAGCTGTACGCGCCCATCGCCGCCTCGGCGCCCACCGCCGTCACGCCCGAGCAGGGCGCCGTCTGGTCCTACCCGCTCCCCACGGACTCCCCGGACGAGGTGGCCTTCACCATGGCCAACTCCCTCCTGGGCCGCATCCACCTCTCCGGTCTGCTCCCGGAGCTGGGCCCGGAGGCCGGCGCCCTGGTCCACGAGGCCGTCGCCGTGTACAAGTCGATCCGCGCCGACCTCCCCCACGCCGTCCCCGCCTGGCCGCTGGGCCTGCCGGCCTGGGACGACCCCTGGCTGGCCCTGGCGCTGCGCACCCCCGCCACCACCTACGTCACCGTGTGGCGCCGCCCCGGTACCGAGGCCACCGTCTCGCTCCCCCTCCCCCACCTCCAGGGCCGTCCGGTCCCCGTCGACGTCCTGTACCCGGCCGCGAGCCGCGCGGACGCCGGCTGGGACCCGGACGCGGCCCTGCTCTCCCTGACGCTGCCGACGGCGCCGTCGGCGGTGCTGCTGCGCCTGGACCACCGTCTCCCCACGGGCGAATCCCCCGCCCGACGACAGAAGGGTCAGTGA